The DNA region TTGTAGCATTGCCTTGGACAAGCACTGCAAAAAGTTTTTGTTTCTATAAATATGCATTTGTCTGTTCTATCTGTTGAGTAATTGTATATTTCTTCGCACTCTTTGCATAATGGTTTGCTTCCAAATGTTTTTAAGCAAATCTTTTGATAATCTTTATGATGATGTTTACAGTAAAGATTTATCATATAAAACATTACTCTTTTTTCATTTTCTCTTTTTTTACATAGTTTGTCATTTGTTTTTTTTAAGCACATTTTTACAGCTCTTTTTTATATATTGGGCATCTTTTTTTGATACCCAATATACTATTCCCAAAAATCAATATTTTAATAAAAAAGTCCAAATAAAAAATATTTATTATATTAATTAACCTTATAAACTATTTTTATAAAGGTTTATTTTTTGTTTTATTTATTTCTATAGCCTCATTTAACAACTTGCCATCTTGGTAGATACTTCTGCTCATATCTATGTATTTTTTATAGTTTTCATTATCTTTTATTTTGAAATAATATTGTGAAAGCCATATATATGATAAATATTTTTGGTATTTTTCTTTTGAGTTATCTAAAGCTTTGTTAAAATATTCAAATGCTTTTTTATCGCTTCCTCCTGCTATTGCCGGAGCATGCATATATCCTATAGCTGTGCCAAGAAGTGCAAAAAAGTTGCTGCTGTCAATTTTTAAAATGTTTTGATATATCTCTTTAGATTTTTTCCCATAAGAAATTTTATCAGGAAGTGATGAATAATATATAATATAATTCATTAATTCTGATATACTTATTAAATAATCAATGTCTTTTGATGTTATATAATTTTTATTTTCATCTATTGCCTTTTTTAAATAATTAAATTTTTCTTTATCGCTTGATATATTTTTTGAAGTTATCAGGTTATATATATTTTTGTAAGTTTGAGAATTATTTGCTTTTAATAAATTAATATCATAGTTTTTTGAAGAGTAGTAATTATTATAAAAATCATTTATTTCTTTTGAATTATAACTATATAGCATATTTGTTATGATAGCGATTAGTATTATATATTTCATAGCAAGTTCCTTTATATGTTTGCTAGTACTTAAATAATGTTAGTATATTCTAACATTATTTAAAAAAATGTCAATATTATATTTAATTATTAACAATAAACAATTATTACAATACATTAAAATATTATACTTGCAGAAGTTATAAACTTTGATATACTATAAAGGCTATTTTCTAAATATTTTTTGTGGAGAGGGTATGCTTAAAAAAATAGTATCAGATATAATAAAAGAAGCTTTATGCAATTATTTAAAAGACACAGATGTAGAGAATATAGATTCTTATATAGATATAGGATACACTGTAGATGAGAAGTTTGGAGATTATGCTTCGCCTGTAGCTATGAGGCTTGCAAAAGCACTTAAAAAAAATCCTTTTGATATAGCTAATGATATTGTAAAACTAATAGATAAAAAATATTTTGATAATGTTGAGGTTGCTAGACCTGGATTTATAAATTTAACATTATCAAAAGATTATATAAATGAATGTATAAATCAATTATTAGAAGATGATGATTACGGCAAGAACTCTGCAGAAGATAAGAAAAAAATACTAGTTGAATATGTTAGTGCCAATCCTACAGGTCCGCTTCATATTGGTCATGGAAGATGGGCTGCTATTGGAAGTGCTTTATCAAATATACTTAAATATGTTGGTCATGATGTGTATCAAGAGTTTTATGTTAATGATGCGGGAGAGCAGATAACAAAGCTTAATGAGAGTGTTAATGCTGTAAAAGAAGGAAGAGAGATTCCTGAAGACGGATATCATGGTGCTTATATTAAAGATATTGCTAAAATGGAAGGAGTGCCTAAGGATATTATATTAGAACAGCAGAGAAAATTGTTAGAGAGATTTCGCACATATATGGACAATTATGCTTCTGAACTTAAGATAAGAGAGGGCGGAGAATTAGAAAAGACTATAGATTATTTAAATGAAAAGGGGCTTTTATTTGAAGAGGATAATGCTACTTGGTTTAGAAGTACTGAATACGGCGATGATAAAGATAGGGTAGTTAAAAAAAGTAATGGTTCATACACTTATTTTGCACCAGATATTACATATCACAAAAACAAAATAGACAGAGGATATAAATATTTAATAGATATATTGGGTGCTGACCATCATGGTTATGTTCCAAGAATTACTGCTGCTGTGAGAGCTGTGAGCGATGATACTGCTGATTTAAAAGTTATACTAGGTCAGTTGGTTCGTTTGTACAGAGGAAATGAGCTTGTAAGAATGAGCAAAAGAACTGGGGATATGATTAGTCTTGAAGAGGTTATTGATGAGATTGGTGTTGACCCTACTAGATATTTTCTTCTTATGCGTTCATATTCTAGTTCATTAGATTTTGACTTGGAGCTTGCAAAAAAGAAGGATAATGATAACCCTGTTTATTATGTTCAATATGCTTATGCGAGAGTTTGTAATATTTTCTTCAAATTAGAAGAGAAAAACATGAAGTATGATTATAATAAAAAATTTGACATTAATAAAATATCTAATGAAAGCACTTTAAAACTTGCTAAGATGATATTAAGATTCCCAGATGAGATTTATGAGTCTGCTAAGTCTTTAGAGGTTTATACTTTATTAAATTATACTTATGATGTTGCTTCTGCTTTGCATAAGTTTTATTATGACAATATTGTATTAGAAGAAAATGATGATATAAGACAGGAAAGACTTACTTTAATAAGAGCTGTTAAAAAGATTCTTGGCATATGTTTTGATATTATAGGTATAACAAAAATAGAAAGAATGTATGACAACAATTAAAATAAGCTAAAGAATATGTTAAAAGAAGTAGAGCAGTTTTTATTAGAAGCAATAAAAGAAAATGAAGAAAATAATAAAAAGAATATTTCTAATAGTTCTTCTAATAAAGAAAAAAAAATAAACTTTTGCTGTAGCATATTCCGGCGGTATTGATTCACAAGTACTTTTAAATATAGCATACAAACTTAAAGATAAGCTAAATTATAACCTTATAGCAATTCATGTTAATTATAATTTGAGAGGCGAAGAGTCTATCGGCGATGAAATGTTTGCAAGAGAAACTGCCAAAAATTATAATATAGATATTTACGTAAAACATATAGAGAAAGGAAGCTACAATAATAAAAACACTCAATTAGAAGCAAGAAAAGACAGATACTTATTTTTCAAAGAACTATACAATAAAAAAATATATGACTATTTGCTTATAGCTCATAATAAAGATGATTTAACAGAAACTATAATTTATAGAATGATTAAAGGTTCGGGCACAAATATTTATAAAGCCCTAAGCAAAAAAAGAAAATATGTATTAAGACCAATATTAAACTTCTACAGAAAAGATATTGAAGAGTATGCTAAAGAAAACAGCTTATCTCACAGAGAAGATTCATCAAACAAAACAAATAAATATTCAAGAAACAAATTAAGAAATGTCATTATACCAATGCTCGAAGAGATAAACTTACAAGCAAAAAATAATATAATAAAGTTTGCTTATAGAGTTTATGAAGAGTCAAATATATTAAGAAAAAAAGTTAATAAAACATATAAAAAAATAGAAATCAGCAGAAATAAAATAAATATAAAAAATATAAAAAACAAACTTGTATTAAAAAAAATAATTATAAAGTTTCTTTTTAAAAATAATATTGAGATAACAGAAAAAAGATTATTAGAGATATTAAAAATAATTTATTCAAAAAAACCAAATATAATATTAAGGCTTGATGATTATAATTTAGCAAAGAGTTATTGTTTATTAGAAATTGTAAAAACTAACGATATTAATACAGATTCAATTACAGTTTATAATGACGGAGTTTACAATTTTGCTGGTAAAACCATAAATATAAAAACTGTTTTAAACAAGGATATTGATTATAAAAAAAATATATACATAAAAAAAACTTTCCCTATTGTTATACGAAAAAGAAAAGAAGGAGATTTTTTATATAGCTATCCAAATGGAAATAAAAAATATTTAAGAAACATTTTAATAGATTTAAAAGTTCCTTCTAAAGAGAGAGATTTAATTCCTATAATAGAATCAGAAAATGAAATAGCTGCAATATATTTAGAGCCTTATGGAATTAATAGAGTATCAAAAAATTATGCATTAAAAAATAACGATGATTATGCATTAGAGATATTAATTAACTAATTTCTTTTATTCCATTTTCTATATCGAATACCCAATGCCTATTAAAAACTTTTTTATAAGAATATCCAAATGGAAACTTACCAATAGACACAGCAAAAAAATTGTTTCCCTCTTTTCTCTGCTTTAAACATATATCAACCAAATATTGAGGCATATCTTCCATTATAAAATCTGATATCACAAGTACATCATTATTATTATATTTTTTCATTATTCTATTTGCTTCATAGAGAGCCTTGTATATATCAGAACCTCCGTAGTAGCTAAGTTTTAAAAATTTTATAAGTTCATCTACGCCGCTACTACTATCAAACTTATATGTGTATATTTCTGTGCTGAAGTTAATAAGATAAGCATTTCTATTTTCTGCTATAGCTTTCATTAATATTTTAAACATTATAGATTTGGCAATATATTCGTTTACCCCTTTCATAGAGCCGCTTGTGTCTATGCATATAATCATATCGCCTTTTGAGTCTTTATAGCCCGATGCGGTTTTGTCTTTATCTAATTCATCAAATGCATAGTAACTTTTATCAAAGCACATAATCCTATTTTCTATATATTTTAGCTTAAACAACTTTTCTGCTTCATCATTGCAAAGAAGTGAAAGCTCCTCTGGAATAATGTTTTCTATATCTTTAGAAAAATAAATTCCAGATATCTCATCTTTAGAATCAATCTTTTTATTTGTGTATGAATAGTTATTTTTTAATTCTATATTTTTTGTTATTTTTTCTATATCTATTTTTTTGCCTATAGAGTCTGCTATTTTTTCTATATAATTATTTTTATCAATATTATCTATAAACTTAACCCATCTCTCTAATAAAGAAATATCTTCTTCTTTTAATTCCCCAACTCTAAAATCCCATAACACACCTGTTTTTATTCTAAGTATATTAGACATATATCTTAATCTCTTTAATAATTTAATCCAAGATTCTATATCATTAATAAACTTATATCTTTTTTCTTTGATAGCATTTATAGTCCATTCATTATTTTTTTTATTATAAACTTCATTCCAATTTGATATTATATTTTTCTTTATAGCGTTTAAATTATTATTATTGTTTTCTAATTTATCAATCCAAAATTTTGTGTCTATATCAAGAGAGTTAAACATATTCAAATTATTTATTATATCTTTTTTGCTAATATCTTTTTTCTCTAATTCTTTTTTTGCTATTTCTAATTCTCTTCTATTTTCTATATATGGATTATTGCTAGATATATAATCATTTAAATCTTTTTTCCATTTTTCAATTTTTGTTTCTAATTCTTTTTCTATTCTTTCATCTTTATTAAATGAGCCGTAAAAAACGCCTCTTGCCATTTTTTCTGTTTTTTTTATTTCTTCTTTATAAGAATTATTATTAATAAATTGTTTCATGGTTTTCTATTTCATTTTTTAGCTTTTCAGCGTTTAATTTTTCGCTTTCGAGATTCTCTATGTAATCATCAAATATCTCTCTAAAAAAATTAAACTCTTCATCAGACATAAATATATTTCTTGATATTTCAAAATTATTTTTAATATTGGAGATAATATTATCAATCTTTAATAATAAGTCATTTAGAATATTTATATATTTTTCTTTTTTTTCTTTTTCTATTTTTTTAGCTTTTAATCTTTTAATATGATATTCAGGCTCAAACTCAAACAATGCTTCATAATTTTTTGAAAGTCTGTTTGATAATAAACCATTTGTTTTTATAGCAGAGTTTATTTCAACAACACATTTATCACTTCCAAAAAAATTGCATCTAAACTTTTTTGTTTGATTTCTGCTAATGTCTAATGGATAAAAATATCCGTTTTTCTGTAATTGTTTTATTGGTATATAAATAATAGTTTCAGCTTTATTATTATATTCGTCC from Brachyspira pilosicoli P43/6/78 includes:
- a CDS encoding VWA domain-containing protein, with translation MKQFINNNSYKEEIKKTEKMARGVFYGSFNKDERIEKELETKIEKWKKDLNDYISSNNPYIENRRELEIAKKELEKKDISKKDIINNLNMFNSLDIDTKFWIDKLENNNNNLNAIKKNIISNWNEVYNKKNNEWTINAIKEKRYKFINDIESWIKLLKRLRYMSNILRIKTGVLWDFRVGELKEEDISLLERWVKFIDNIDKNNYIEKIADSIGKKIDIEKITKNIELKNNYSYTNKKIDSKDEISGIYFSKDIENIIPEELSLLCNDEAEKLFKLKYIENRIMCFDKSYYAFDELDKDKTASGYKDSKGDMIICIDTSGSMKGVNEYIAKSIMFKILMKAIAENRNAYLINFSTEIYTYKFDSSSGVDELIKFLKLSYYGGSDIYKALYEANRIMKKYNNNDVLVISDFIMEDMPQYLVDICLKQRKEGNNFFAVSIGKFPFGYSYKKVFNRHWVFDIENGIKEIS
- a CDS encoding arginine--tRNA ligase — translated: MLKKIVSDIIKEALCNYLKDTDVENIDSYIDIGYTVDEKFGDYASPVAMRLAKALKKNPFDIANDIVKLIDKKYFDNVEVARPGFINLTLSKDYINECINQLLEDDDYGKNSAEDKKKILVEYVSANPTGPLHIGHGRWAAIGSALSNILKYVGHDVYQEFYVNDAGEQITKLNESVNAVKEGREIPEDGYHGAYIKDIAKMEGVPKDIILEQQRKLLERFRTYMDNYASELKIREGGELEKTIDYLNEKGLLFEEDNATWFRSTEYGDDKDRVVKKSNGSYTYFAPDITYHKNKIDRGYKYLIDILGADHHGYVPRITAAVRAVSDDTADLKVILGQLVRLYRGNELVRMSKRTGDMISLEEVIDEIGVDPTRYFLLMRSYSSSLDFDLELAKKKDNDNPVYYVQYAYARVCNIFFKLEEKNMKYDYNKKFDINKISNESTLKLAKMILRFPDEIYESAKSLEVYTLLNYTYDVASALHKFYYDNIVLEENDDIRQERLTLIRAVKKILGICFDIIGITKIERMYDNN
- the tilS gene encoding tRNA lysidine(34) synthetase TilS, which encodes MAYKLKDKLNYNLIAIHVNYNLRGEESIGDEMFARETAKNYNIDIYVKHIEKGSYNNKNTQLEARKDRYLFFKELYNKKIYDYLLIAHNKDDLTETIIYRMIKGSGTNIYKALSKKRKYVLRPILNFYRKDIEEYAKENSLSHREDSSNKTNKYSRNKLRNVIIPMLEEINLQAKNNIIKFAYRVYEESNILRKKVNKTYKKIEISRNKINIKNIKNKLVLKKIIIKFLFKNNIEITEKRLLEILKIIYSKKPNIILRLDDYNLAKSYCLLEIVKTNDINTDSITVYNDGVYNFAGKTINIKTVLNKDIDYKKNIYIKKTFPIVIRKRKEGDFLYSYPNGNKKYLRNILIDLKVPSKERDLIPIIESENEIAAIYLEPYGINRVSKNYALKNNDDYALEILIN
- a CDS encoding nitrous oxide-stimulated promoter family protein, with protein sequence MCLKKTNDKLCKKRENEKRVMFYMINLYCKHHHKDYQKICLKTFGSKPLCKECEEIYNYSTDRTDKCIFIETKTFCSACPRQCYKINIKNKVKQIMSFSGKIMLIYHPIIALKHIFVMIKHNFIKNKKLDFKGII